A genome region from Hevea brasiliensis isolate MT/VB/25A 57/8 chromosome 9, ASM3005281v1, whole genome shotgun sequence includes the following:
- the LOC110638803 gene encoding NAC domain-containing protein 86 isoform X1 produces the protein MAPVSLPPGFRFHPTDEELVAYYLKRKINGRKIELEIIPEVDLYKCEPWDLPGKSLLPSKDLEWYFFSPRDRKYPNGSRTNRATKAGYWKATGKDRKVNSHMRSVGMKKTLVYYRGRAPHGARTGWVMHEYRLDERECETASGLQDAYALCRVFKKSVNMPKIGEHFASTSNQMASEHSSSIELYSEGRCEDYESSNYPMPIDTCSLSIANNGSPLHLGETRDEKWKHFLSEDAFTFSSPSFSSFGTVPYPPSKVDIALECARLQHRFSLPPLEVEDFPQVGPVDLKVMHENTNPTDILQEILSVAHASQELTNQTNLQDTWGRNYIADNNDFTFLAGNDTHGHLYSDINSMRCMDKSWVDPNLRFVEIGNLDEDFKTERVTENLRWVGMSNEELQKSFIEEQKVVPIENISTFQIREEKELQENGHQGDCIGFNETDDYSVGFITDDDPNDNFIDEGNVDDLAGSPSFEVVKEIKVNHGMFVSTRQAAETFFHQLVPSQTVKIHLNPAEMIADTFSIQKIDMHSALDEPIKSNINTFSRANNFMEIRESLHPWKKFGTTVVGMIVILLMHCFYVGNENKLRMHGLRENGNVKPRRKAERNKWNNDHKEKNLLVSIRGGNQFSVFLKKFGLFLTISLAVCTMWVNHVILAY, from the exons atggCTCCTGTTTCATTGCCTCCTGGTTTCCGTTTCCACCCTACTGATGAGGAACTCGTTGCTTACTATCTCAAAAGAAAGATCAATGGGCGTAAGATTGAGTTAGAGATCATCCCAGAAGTTGATCTTTACAAGTGTGAGCCATGGGATTTACCAG GCAAGTCATTATTACCCAGCAAAGATCTGGAGTGGTACTTCTTTAGCCCTCGAGATCGAAAGTACCCGAATGGATCAAGAACTAATCGGGCAACTAAAGCTGGGTATTGGAAGGCAACAGGGAAGGATAGAAAAGTGAATTCCCACATGCGTTCTGTGGGCATGAAGAAAACCCTAGTTTACTATAGAGGTAGAGCTCCACATGGTGCTAGAACAGGTTGGGTTATGCATGAATATCGCCTCGACGAAAGAGAATGCGAAACTGCTTCTGGCCTGCAG GATGCATATGCACTTTGTCGTGTTTTCAAGAAGAGCGTAAATATGCCAAAGATTGGAGAGCATTTTGCCTCTACATCAAATCAAATGGCTAGTGAACATTCTTCCAGTATAGAACTATACTCTGAAGGAAGATGTGAAGATTATGAGAGCTCAAATTATCCTATGCCGATAGACACATGCTCACTCAGCATTGCCAATAATGGATCCCCTCTTCATCTTGGTGAAACAAGAGATGAGAAATGGAAGCACTTCTTGTCAGAAGATGCTTTTACCTTCTCATCCCCATCATTTTCAAGTTTTGGAACCGTTCCTTACCCACCATCAAAG GTTGATATAGCATTAGAGTGTGCAAGGTTGCAGCATAGATTTTCATTGCCTCCACTGGAGGTAGAGGACTTCCCTCAAGTAGGACCCGTTGACTTGAAAGTGATGCATGAAAACACAAATCCAACAGATATTCTGCAGGAAATCCTTTCGGTAGCTCATGCATCTCAGGAATTGACAAATCAAACTAATCTTCAAGATACATGGGGTAGAAATTATATTGCTGATAATAATGATTTCACTTTCTTAGCTGGGAACGATACTCATGGTCATCTCTACAGCGACATAAACTCCATGAGATGCATGGACAAATCATGGGTAGATCCTAATTTAAGGTTCGTAGAGATTGGAAATTTGGATGAAGATTTCAAGACAGAGAGGGTGACAGAAAACTTGAGATGGGTAGGAATGTCAAATGAAGAACTACAGAAG AGTTTCATAGAGGAACAGAAGGTTGTACCAATAGAAAATATTTCAACTTTCCAGATAAGGGAAGAGAAAGAACTTCAAG AAAATGGGCATCAAGGTGACTGCATAGGATTCAATGAGACAGATGATTATTCAGTTGGATTCATCACTGATGATGATCCAAATGATAACTTCATTGATGAGGGCAACGTTGATGATTTAGCAGGTTCACCAAGCTTCGAGGTTGTTAAGGAAATCAAAGTTAATCATGGAATGTTTGTTTCAACTCGCCAGGCAGCTGAAACATTTTTTCACCAATTAGTGCCTTCCCAGACTGTTAAGATCCACCTGAACCCTGCAGAGATGATTGCAGATACCTTCTCAATACAGAAAATAGACATGCACAGTGCACTAGATGAGCCCATAAAGTCCAATATTAACACATTTTCCAGGGCAAATAATTTCATGGAAATCAGAGAGTCATTACATCCTTGGAAGAAATTTGGAACAACAGTTGTTGGCATGATTGTGATTCTCCTGATGCACTGTTTTTATGTGGGTAACGAGAATAAACTAAGGATGCATGGCTTGAGGGAAAATGGCAATGTCAAGCCCAGGAGAAAGGCAGAGAGAAACAAGTGGAATAATGATCACAAGGAAAAGAATTTGCTGGTTAGCATAAGAGGTGGGAATCAATTTAGTGTTTTCCTCAAGAAATTTGGGCTTTTTTTAACAATTTCTTTGGCTGTTTGTACCATGTGGGTGAATCATGTCATACTTGCATATTGA
- the LOC110638803 gene encoding NAC domain-containing protein 54 isoform X2, with protein MAPVSLPPGFRFHPTDEELVAYYLKRKINGRKIELEIIPEVDLYKCEPWDLPGKSLLPSKDLEWYFFSPRDRKYPNGSRTNRATKAGYWKATGKDRKVNSHMRSVGMKKTLVYYRGRAPHGARTGWVMHEYRLDERECETASGLQDAYALCRVFKKSVNMPKIGEHFASTSNQMASEHSSSIELYSEGRCEDYESSNYPMPIDTCSLSIANNGSPLHLGETRDEKWKHFLSEDAFTFSSPSFSSFGTVPYPPSKVDIALECARLQHRFSLPPLEVEDFPQVGPVDLKVMHENTNPTDILQEILSVAHASQELTNQTNLQDTWGRNYIADNNDFTFLAGNDTHGHLYSDINSMRCMDKSWVDPNLRFVEIGNLDEDFKTERVTENLRWVGMSNEELQKSFIEEQKVVPIENISTFQIREEKELQGSPSFEVVKEIKVNHGMFVSTRQAAETFFHQLVPSQTVKIHLNPAEMIADTFSIQKIDMHSALDEPIKSNINTFSRANNFMEIRESLHPWKKFGTTVVGMIVILLMHCFYVGNENKLRMHGLRENGNVKPRRKAERNKWNNDHKEKNLLVSIRGGNQFSVFLKKFGLFLTISLAVCTMWVNHVILAY; from the exons atggCTCCTGTTTCATTGCCTCCTGGTTTCCGTTTCCACCCTACTGATGAGGAACTCGTTGCTTACTATCTCAAAAGAAAGATCAATGGGCGTAAGATTGAGTTAGAGATCATCCCAGAAGTTGATCTTTACAAGTGTGAGCCATGGGATTTACCAG GCAAGTCATTATTACCCAGCAAAGATCTGGAGTGGTACTTCTTTAGCCCTCGAGATCGAAAGTACCCGAATGGATCAAGAACTAATCGGGCAACTAAAGCTGGGTATTGGAAGGCAACAGGGAAGGATAGAAAAGTGAATTCCCACATGCGTTCTGTGGGCATGAAGAAAACCCTAGTTTACTATAGAGGTAGAGCTCCACATGGTGCTAGAACAGGTTGGGTTATGCATGAATATCGCCTCGACGAAAGAGAATGCGAAACTGCTTCTGGCCTGCAG GATGCATATGCACTTTGTCGTGTTTTCAAGAAGAGCGTAAATATGCCAAAGATTGGAGAGCATTTTGCCTCTACATCAAATCAAATGGCTAGTGAACATTCTTCCAGTATAGAACTATACTCTGAAGGAAGATGTGAAGATTATGAGAGCTCAAATTATCCTATGCCGATAGACACATGCTCACTCAGCATTGCCAATAATGGATCCCCTCTTCATCTTGGTGAAACAAGAGATGAGAAATGGAAGCACTTCTTGTCAGAAGATGCTTTTACCTTCTCATCCCCATCATTTTCAAGTTTTGGAACCGTTCCTTACCCACCATCAAAG GTTGATATAGCATTAGAGTGTGCAAGGTTGCAGCATAGATTTTCATTGCCTCCACTGGAGGTAGAGGACTTCCCTCAAGTAGGACCCGTTGACTTGAAAGTGATGCATGAAAACACAAATCCAACAGATATTCTGCAGGAAATCCTTTCGGTAGCTCATGCATCTCAGGAATTGACAAATCAAACTAATCTTCAAGATACATGGGGTAGAAATTATATTGCTGATAATAATGATTTCACTTTCTTAGCTGGGAACGATACTCATGGTCATCTCTACAGCGACATAAACTCCATGAGATGCATGGACAAATCATGGGTAGATCCTAATTTAAGGTTCGTAGAGATTGGAAATTTGGATGAAGATTTCAAGACAGAGAGGGTGACAGAAAACTTGAGATGGGTAGGAATGTCAAATGAAGAACTACAGAAG AGTTTCATAGAGGAACAGAAGGTTGTACCAATAGAAAATATTTCAACTTTCCAGATAAGGGAAGAGAAAGAACTTCAAG GTTCACCAAGCTTCGAGGTTGTTAAGGAAATCAAAGTTAATCATGGAATGTTTGTTTCAACTCGCCAGGCAGCTGAAACATTTTTTCACCAATTAGTGCCTTCCCAGACTGTTAAGATCCACCTGAACCCTGCAGAGATGATTGCAGATACCTTCTCAATACAGAAAATAGACATGCACAGTGCACTAGATGAGCCCATAAAGTCCAATATTAACACATTTTCCAGGGCAAATAATTTCATGGAAATCAGAGAGTCATTACATCCTTGGAAGAAATTTGGAACAACAGTTGTTGGCATGATTGTGATTCTCCTGATGCACTGTTTTTATGTGGGTAACGAGAATAAACTAAGGATGCATGGCTTGAGGGAAAATGGCAATGTCAAGCCCAGGAGAAAGGCAGAGAGAAACAAGTGGAATAATGATCACAAGGAAAAGAATTTGCTGGTTAGCATAAGAGGTGGGAATCAATTTAGTGTTTTCCTCAAGAAATTTGGGCTTTTTTTAACAATTTCTTTGGCTGTTTGTACCATGTGGGTGAATCATGTCATACTTGCATATTGA
- the LOC110638789 gene encoding PH, RCC1 and FYVE domains-containing protein 1 isoform X1 has product MMISLSKIMLHLMLYYHSLLIITLTELGFLSWISQSCLFFHILALLALKKGAHLLKCGRRGKPKFCPFRLSTDEKYLIWYSGQEEKQLRLSSIMKIISGQRTFNFQRQLQPDKVHQSFSLIYANGERSLDLICKDKEQADSWFIGLRAVISRCQRHRPFTGLKSHTGALSCVNSPAGYIRRKHNLGILQDASELSQVRSLCGSPTLSLSERCFSDGLSLSSDSFFISESSLQQMQNAVDVLVPNSPYVEPNLKYACSELQKEMSHRFVAPTCRSARMGKSDILKDVLIWGEGVEGGNIGGNHNGMQVDALMPKLLESTVMLDVQNISLGGKHAALVNKRGEAFCWGDGSGGKLGHKVNMDLSYPKVVESLDGVHIKAVVCGEYQTCALTHSGELYMWGDDKSGANLVDETRTRSQWLPYKLSGSFDGITVSKVACGEWHTAIVSSSGQLFTYGDGTFGVLGHGNLQSVYYPKEVESLRGLRVKSVACGSWHTAAIVDIVADRFKFNAVGGKLFTWGDGDKGRLGHIDLGKKLVPTCVAQLVEYDFVQVSCGRVLTVSLTNTGKIYTMGSSVYGLLGNSQAKDKSITIVEGKLKEEFVKEISSGSYHVAALTSGGHVYTWGKGTNGQLGLGNTEDRNSPTFVEALRNRQVESVACGSNLTAVICLHKSISVTDQSACSGCRMPFGFTRKKHNCYNCGLLFCHTCSSRKLINASLAPNKNKPSRVCDSCFNHLQKATVSGRILKLENHCAKQKLSSNKMLSDEKEGRGKATPAGSHIPSMSQLYDLDGQAVQKKTLKNQGEKEQHLFVSSFSAGLPQWGQVSCPAVFESYYSENSVPTLDSGSTVSSVINIDEGMFEANKMLAEEVQRLRAEARSLEVQCEIGTQKIRECQENIEKTWSLAREEVAKRKAANEIIKALALRLHAMSEKISAGKEAKGRVDLNTSSQNTQAYTNSPTVSPRPPLALFHLPSEVKLPKDGQIDSLSSSPIVFSNTLKSLDARGLFQENGKSDDDSHVPRIDSRQNGMKGSRHEWVEQYEPGVYITFTTLPGGQRGLKRVRFSRKRFAEKEAQRWWEENQVTVYQKYGIEGYVNSNQNQKKS; this is encoded by the exons ATGATGATTAGCCTTTCCAAGATAATGTTGCATTTGATGCTCTATTATCATTCTCTTTTAATAATCACACTCACT GAATTGGGATTTCTGTCATGGATTTCACAGAGTTGCCTGTTCTTTCACATTCTT GCACTTTTAGCTTTGAAGAAGGGTGCACATCTTTTGAAGTGTGGAAGAAGAGGGAAGCCCAAGTTCTGTCCTTTTAGGCTTTCTACG GATGAGAAATATTTGATCTGGTATTCTGGACAGGAGGAAAAGCAATTGAGATTGAGCTCAATTATGAAGATTATTTCTGGTCAGAGGACT TTCAATTTTCAAAGGCAACTTCAACCAGATAAGGTGCATCAGTCATTCTCACTAATCTATGCTAACGGTGAACGCTCATTAGATCTG ATATGCAAGGACAAAGAGCAGGCTGATTCTTGGTTTATAGGCTTAAGAGCTGTTATATCCAGGTGTCAACGTCATAGGCCTTTTACTGGTCTCAAGAGCCACACAGGGGCACTTAGTTGTGTCAATAGTCCAGCTGGTTATATTAGAAGAAAGCATAATCTGGGAATTCTGCAGGATGCATCAGAACTTTCGCAG GTGCGCAGCTTATGTGGAAGTCCTACTCTGTCACTGTCGGAGAGGTGTTTTTCTGATGGTTTATCGCTTTCTTCTGATAGCTTTTTTATATCGGAATCAAGTCTTCAACAGATGCAGAATGCAGTGGATGTCCTTGTTCCAAATTCACCATATGTCGAGCCAAATCTCAAGTATGCTTGCTCTGAACTTCAAAAAGAAATGTCCCATAGGTTTGTTGCCCCAACATGCAGATCTGCACGGATGGGGAAAAGTGACATCCTGAAGGATGTTCTGATATGGGGGGAAGGTGTGGAAGGAGGAAATATAGGGGGTAACCACAATGGGATGCAAGTTGATGCATTAATGCCAAAATTATTGGAATCCACAGTAATGCTAGATGTACAAAATATATCTTTAGGAGGAAAACATGCTGCCTTGGTCAACAAAAGAGGTGAAGCTTTCTGCTGGGGTGATGGAAGTGGGGGAAAGCTTGGACATAAAGTTAACATGGATTTGAGCTACCCAAAAGTTGTTGAATCCCTGGATGGTGTCCATATAAAAGCTGTTGTCTGTGGTGAATATCAAACATGTGCTCTGACACATTCTGGTGAACTATACATGTGGGGTGACGACAAAAGTGGTGCTAATTTGGTTGATGAGACAAGAACCAGAAGCCAGTGGTTACCATATAAACTTTCTGGCTCTTTTGATGGTATAACTGTATCAAAAGTTGCTTGTGGGGAATGGCATACAGCAATTGTGTCCTCATCTGGACAATTATTTACATATGGAGATGGAACTTTTGGAGTACTTGGGCATGGGAATCTTCAAAGTGTATATTATCCCAAGGAAGTTGAATCTCTAAGAGGTTTACGGGTAAAATCTGTTGCTTGCGGATCATGGCACACTGCTGCAATTGTGGACATTGTTGCTGACCGCTTCAAGTTTAATGCTGTTGGTGGGAAACTATTTACATGGGGAGATGGTGATAAAGGAAGACTTGGGCATATTGATCTGGGGAAAAAACTTGTACCAACATGTGTTGCACAACTTGTGGAATATGATTTTGTCCAAGTTTCCTGTGGAAGGGTGCTTACTGTTTCACTTACCAATACAGGTAAGATCTATACAATGGGAAGCTCAGTGTATGGTCTGTTAGGGAATTCTCAGGCTAAGGATAAATCGATCACAATTGTTGAAGGAAAGCTTAAAGAGGAGTTTGTTAAGGAGATATCATCAGGATCATATCATGTAGCTGCCTTGACATCAGGGGGACATGTATATACTTGGGGAAAAGGCACAAATGGGCAGTTAGGACTAGGAAACACAGAAGATAGAAACTCACCAACTTTTGTCGAGGCTTTGAGAAACAGGCAGGTTGAAAGTGTAGCTTGTGGATCAAATTTAACTGCAGTAATCTGTCTGCACAAATCTATCTCTGTTACTGATCAATCCGCTTGTAGTGGTTGTAGGATGCCCTTTGGATTTACAAGGAAAAAACATAATTGTTATAATTGTGGTCTTTTGTTCTGCCATACATGTAGCAGCAGGAAGCTCATAAATGCATCTTTGGCTCCTAATAAAAACAAGCCTTCTCGTGTCTGTGATTCATGTTTTAATCATCTACAGAAAGCTACGGTTTCAGGTAGAATATTGAAACTGGAAAATCATTGTGCAAAGCAGAAGTTATCCTCCAATAAGATGTTATCTGATGAGAAAGAAGGCAGGGGGAAAGCAACCCCAGCAGGAAGTCATATACCGTCAATGAGCCAATTATATGATCTCGATGGCCAAGCTGTTCAGAAGAAGACTCTTAAAAACCAAGGGGAAAAGGAGCAGCATTTATTTGTCTCTTCATTTTCAGCTGGATTGCCACAGTGGGGGCAAGTCTCATGCCCTGCTGTGTTTGAATCATACTATAGTGAGAATTCAGTTCCGACGTTGGATTCAGGATCAACTGTTTCCAGTGTCATAAATATAGATGAAGGCATGTTTGAGGCAAACAAGATGCTTGCTGAAGAAGTTCAGAGGCTAAGAGCAGAG GCTAGGAGTCTTGAAGTGCAATGTGAAATTGGAACCCAGAAGATTcgagaatgtcaagaaaatatagAGAAAACTTGGTCTCTGGCCAGAGAGGAAGTAGCTAAGCGTAAAGCAGCAAATGAGATTATAAAAGCTTTGGCATTAAGG CTTCATGCAATGTCAGAGAAAATATCTGCTGGAAAAGAAGCAAAAGGTAGAGTTGATCTGAACACTAGTTCTCAGAACACACAGGCATATACAAATAGCCCTACTGTGAGTCCACGGCCTCCACTGGCTTTGTTTCATTTGCCCTCTGAAGTAAAATTACCTAAAGATGGACAAATAGATAGTTTATCAAGCTCTCCTATTGTGTTCTCTAATACATTAAAGTCGCTGGACGCCAGAGGGTTGTTCCAAGAAAATGGCAAATCAGATGATGATTCCCATGTCCCAAGAATAGACTCTAGGCAAAATGGAATGAAAGGCTCAAGGCATGAATGGGTAGAACAATATGAACCTGGTGTATATATCACATTCACAACTTTGCCAGGTGGGCAAAGGGGGCTAAAGCGAGTCAGATTTAG CCGGAAACGATTTGCTGAGAAAGAAGCACAGCGATGGTGGGAGGAGAATCAAGTTACAGTATACCAGAAGTATGGCATTGAAGGATATGTCAACTCAAACCAAAATCAGAAAAAAAGCTAA
- the LOC110638789 gene encoding PH, RCC1 and FYVE domains-containing protein 1 isoform X2 has translation MVEESLQAVPSYRTVEQALLALKKGAHLLKCGRRGKPKFCPFRLSTDEKYLIWYSGQEEKQLRLSSIMKIISGQRTFNFQRQLQPDKVHQSFSLIYANGERSLDLICKDKEQADSWFIGLRAVISRCQRHRPFTGLKSHTGALSCVNSPAGYIRRKHNLGILQDASELSQVRSLCGSPTLSLSERCFSDGLSLSSDSFFISESSLQQMQNAVDVLVPNSPYVEPNLKYACSELQKEMSHRFVAPTCRSARMGKSDILKDVLIWGEGVEGGNIGGNHNGMQVDALMPKLLESTVMLDVQNISLGGKHAALVNKRGEAFCWGDGSGGKLGHKVNMDLSYPKVVESLDGVHIKAVVCGEYQTCALTHSGELYMWGDDKSGANLVDETRTRSQWLPYKLSGSFDGITVSKVACGEWHTAIVSSSGQLFTYGDGTFGVLGHGNLQSVYYPKEVESLRGLRVKSVACGSWHTAAIVDIVADRFKFNAVGGKLFTWGDGDKGRLGHIDLGKKLVPTCVAQLVEYDFVQVSCGRVLTVSLTNTGKIYTMGSSVYGLLGNSQAKDKSITIVEGKLKEEFVKEISSGSYHVAALTSGGHVYTWGKGTNGQLGLGNTEDRNSPTFVEALRNRQVESVACGSNLTAVICLHKSISVTDQSACSGCRMPFGFTRKKHNCYNCGLLFCHTCSSRKLINASLAPNKNKPSRVCDSCFNHLQKATVSGRILKLENHCAKQKLSSNKMLSDEKEGRGKATPAGSHIPSMSQLYDLDGQAVQKKTLKNQGEKEQHLFVSSFSAGLPQWGQVSCPAVFESYYSENSVPTLDSGSTVSSVINIDEGMFEANKMLAEEVQRLRAEARSLEVQCEIGTQKIRECQENIEKTWSLAREEVAKRKAANEIIKALALRLHAMSEKISAGKEAKGRVDLNTSSQNTQAYTNSPTVSPRPPLALFHLPSEVKLPKDGQIDSLSSSPIVFSNTLKSLDARGLFQENGKSDDDSHVPRIDSRQNGMKGSRHEWVEQYEPGVYITFTTLPGGQRGLKRVRFSRKRFAEKEAQRWWEENQVTVYQKYGIEGYVNSNQNQKKS, from the exons ATGGTTGAGGAGTCCTTACAAGCAGTGCCCTCCTACAGAACTGTTGAACag GCACTTTTAGCTTTGAAGAAGGGTGCACATCTTTTGAAGTGTGGAAGAAGAGGGAAGCCCAAGTTCTGTCCTTTTAGGCTTTCTACG GATGAGAAATATTTGATCTGGTATTCTGGACAGGAGGAAAAGCAATTGAGATTGAGCTCAATTATGAAGATTATTTCTGGTCAGAGGACT TTCAATTTTCAAAGGCAACTTCAACCAGATAAGGTGCATCAGTCATTCTCACTAATCTATGCTAACGGTGAACGCTCATTAGATCTG ATATGCAAGGACAAAGAGCAGGCTGATTCTTGGTTTATAGGCTTAAGAGCTGTTATATCCAGGTGTCAACGTCATAGGCCTTTTACTGGTCTCAAGAGCCACACAGGGGCACTTAGTTGTGTCAATAGTCCAGCTGGTTATATTAGAAGAAAGCATAATCTGGGAATTCTGCAGGATGCATCAGAACTTTCGCAG GTGCGCAGCTTATGTGGAAGTCCTACTCTGTCACTGTCGGAGAGGTGTTTTTCTGATGGTTTATCGCTTTCTTCTGATAGCTTTTTTATATCGGAATCAAGTCTTCAACAGATGCAGAATGCAGTGGATGTCCTTGTTCCAAATTCACCATATGTCGAGCCAAATCTCAAGTATGCTTGCTCTGAACTTCAAAAAGAAATGTCCCATAGGTTTGTTGCCCCAACATGCAGATCTGCACGGATGGGGAAAAGTGACATCCTGAAGGATGTTCTGATATGGGGGGAAGGTGTGGAAGGAGGAAATATAGGGGGTAACCACAATGGGATGCAAGTTGATGCATTAATGCCAAAATTATTGGAATCCACAGTAATGCTAGATGTACAAAATATATCTTTAGGAGGAAAACATGCTGCCTTGGTCAACAAAAGAGGTGAAGCTTTCTGCTGGGGTGATGGAAGTGGGGGAAAGCTTGGACATAAAGTTAACATGGATTTGAGCTACCCAAAAGTTGTTGAATCCCTGGATGGTGTCCATATAAAAGCTGTTGTCTGTGGTGAATATCAAACATGTGCTCTGACACATTCTGGTGAACTATACATGTGGGGTGACGACAAAAGTGGTGCTAATTTGGTTGATGAGACAAGAACCAGAAGCCAGTGGTTACCATATAAACTTTCTGGCTCTTTTGATGGTATAACTGTATCAAAAGTTGCTTGTGGGGAATGGCATACAGCAATTGTGTCCTCATCTGGACAATTATTTACATATGGAGATGGAACTTTTGGAGTACTTGGGCATGGGAATCTTCAAAGTGTATATTATCCCAAGGAAGTTGAATCTCTAAGAGGTTTACGGGTAAAATCTGTTGCTTGCGGATCATGGCACACTGCTGCAATTGTGGACATTGTTGCTGACCGCTTCAAGTTTAATGCTGTTGGTGGGAAACTATTTACATGGGGAGATGGTGATAAAGGAAGACTTGGGCATATTGATCTGGGGAAAAAACTTGTACCAACATGTGTTGCACAACTTGTGGAATATGATTTTGTCCAAGTTTCCTGTGGAAGGGTGCTTACTGTTTCACTTACCAATACAGGTAAGATCTATACAATGGGAAGCTCAGTGTATGGTCTGTTAGGGAATTCTCAGGCTAAGGATAAATCGATCACAATTGTTGAAGGAAAGCTTAAAGAGGAGTTTGTTAAGGAGATATCATCAGGATCATATCATGTAGCTGCCTTGACATCAGGGGGACATGTATATACTTGGGGAAAAGGCACAAATGGGCAGTTAGGACTAGGAAACACAGAAGATAGAAACTCACCAACTTTTGTCGAGGCTTTGAGAAACAGGCAGGTTGAAAGTGTAGCTTGTGGATCAAATTTAACTGCAGTAATCTGTCTGCACAAATCTATCTCTGTTACTGATCAATCCGCTTGTAGTGGTTGTAGGATGCCCTTTGGATTTACAAGGAAAAAACATAATTGTTATAATTGTGGTCTTTTGTTCTGCCATACATGTAGCAGCAGGAAGCTCATAAATGCATCTTTGGCTCCTAATAAAAACAAGCCTTCTCGTGTCTGTGATTCATGTTTTAATCATCTACAGAAAGCTACGGTTTCAGGTAGAATATTGAAACTGGAAAATCATTGTGCAAAGCAGAAGTTATCCTCCAATAAGATGTTATCTGATGAGAAAGAAGGCAGGGGGAAAGCAACCCCAGCAGGAAGTCATATACCGTCAATGAGCCAATTATATGATCTCGATGGCCAAGCTGTTCAGAAGAAGACTCTTAAAAACCAAGGGGAAAAGGAGCAGCATTTATTTGTCTCTTCATTTTCAGCTGGATTGCCACAGTGGGGGCAAGTCTCATGCCCTGCTGTGTTTGAATCATACTATAGTGAGAATTCAGTTCCGACGTTGGATTCAGGATCAACTGTTTCCAGTGTCATAAATATAGATGAAGGCATGTTTGAGGCAAACAAGATGCTTGCTGAAGAAGTTCAGAGGCTAAGAGCAGAG GCTAGGAGTCTTGAAGTGCAATGTGAAATTGGAACCCAGAAGATTcgagaatgtcaagaaaatatagAGAAAACTTGGTCTCTGGCCAGAGAGGAAGTAGCTAAGCGTAAAGCAGCAAATGAGATTATAAAAGCTTTGGCATTAAGG CTTCATGCAATGTCAGAGAAAATATCTGCTGGAAAAGAAGCAAAAGGTAGAGTTGATCTGAACACTAGTTCTCAGAACACACAGGCATATACAAATAGCCCTACTGTGAGTCCACGGCCTCCACTGGCTTTGTTTCATTTGCCCTCTGAAGTAAAATTACCTAAAGATGGACAAATAGATAGTTTATCAAGCTCTCCTATTGTGTTCTCTAATACATTAAAGTCGCTGGACGCCAGAGGGTTGTTCCAAGAAAATGGCAAATCAGATGATGATTCCCATGTCCCAAGAATAGACTCTAGGCAAAATGGAATGAAAGGCTCAAGGCATGAATGGGTAGAACAATATGAACCTGGTGTATATATCACATTCACAACTTTGCCAGGTGGGCAAAGGGGGCTAAAGCGAGTCAGATTTAG CCGGAAACGATTTGCTGAGAAAGAAGCACAGCGATGGTGGGAGGAGAATCAAGTTACAGTATACCAGAAGTATGGCATTGAAGGATATGTCAACTCAAACCAAAATCAGAAAAAAAGCTAA